Genomic DNA from Nitrospira sp.:
GGGGGATCGCTCTGATCGAGACACATCCTTGCTATCGATCCGTGCGGTGAAAACGGAAGCCGGCGAGATACGAGGGATCACCACGATTCTGACGCACCAAATCGACACGACCGGGGTGCTTGGGTATTCAAACGGATCCCGTCAAGCGTTCCCTGCCTGGGCGACCATTCCAAGCCCTCGATGGCTCGCGATGGGGAGGCAGTGGCATCTCTTCTTCGCCTGGGTTTTCGTGATCAATGGGTTGCTTTTTATGGGCTATGCCTTCCTCAGCCGACATGTGATACAGGATCTCGCTCCATCCCGCACCGAGCTCTTTCGCATCGGCGAAGCTGTCAAAGATCATGTGCTGTTACGGCACCAAGTTGGCGAGGAGTCTGCGCGATACAATGTGTTGCAGAAGTTGGCCTATATCAGCATGCTCTTTCTTGTTGCGCCCATCATCGTTCTGACCGGGTTGACGATGTCGCCGATGGTTGATGCCGCGTTTCCGTGGCTCTTGTCGCTCTTTGGCGGTCGCCAGACCGCTCGCACGATTCATTTTCTCGCCTGCTTTTCGTTTGTTGGGTTCGTGGTCATTCATGTCACTCAGGTGCTTCTCACCGGGTTCTTCAACAACATGCGGTCGATGCTCACCGGGTGGTCTGTTGTGAAGTGTGACGGAGGAACGCATGAAGAAAGAACGTAGGGTGGACCGGAGACA
This window encodes:
- a CDS encoding cytochrome b/b6 domain-containing protein codes for the protein MMASSGRQGSEDGEGTKDCPLSPLAMRSELAPPGLSPVVTASTQDHGKSSFDALPSTPASRRVYRHSLPVRISHWLNVPCVLILIMSGLQIFNAHPALYWGDRSDRDTSLLSIRAVKTEAGEIRGITTILTHQIDTTGVLGYSNGSRQAFPAWATIPSPRWLAMGRQWHLFFAWVFVINGLLFMGYAFLSRHVIQDLAPSRTELFRIGEAVKDHVLLRHQVGEESARYNVLQKLAYISMLFLVAPIIVLTGLTMSPMVDAAFPWLLSLFGGRQTARTIHFLACFSFVGFVVIHVTQVLLTGFFNNMRSMLTGWSVVKCDGGTHEERT